A window of Malania oleifera isolate guangnan ecotype guangnan chromosome 5, ASM2987363v1, whole genome shotgun sequence contains these coding sequences:
- the LOC131156671 gene encoding splicing factor-like protein 1 — MQLLVITGTREHCRILSYDPPVNSVVTALAFSLPYLQLPPRVQPMESFESNPNPPIETLESPPESCTPALQNPIRNSPEALIPFQPLETLASSDQYPSEAPDFDGGNPVPPSGTLEESDINPSEILIRGGSYELHPGAEAFDDRNLRNSSEKNSENGYPGNNQPENHQFDKTQEMEIAKPLVSENGVVNNLNGTDKDCSGGEEETTSRRRRRSRWDPPGDSNNQGCETKKRRSRWADDEPKPVVQLPDFMGEFMGGIEFDTEIRSLNSRLIEISRMLQSGLPLDDRPEGARSPSPEPIYDNMGIRINTREYRARERLNKERQEIISLIMKKNPTFKPPADYRPPKLQKKLYIPMKEYPGYNFIGLIIGPRGNTQKRMERETGAKIVIRGKGSVKEGRLQQKRDLKPDLSENEDLHVLVEADTQEALDAAAGMVEKLLQPVDEVLNEHKRQQLKELAALNGTIRDEEYCRLCGEPGHRQYACPSRTTTFKSDVLCKICGDGGHPTIDCPVKGTTGKKMDDEYQNFLAELGGTLPESVTKQTSTLLALGSGTSGNNPPWASGNSAGIVGNTSRAGLGLNASKPIKEFDDTNLYVGYLPPTLGDDGLIQLFSPFGDIVMAKVIKDRVTGLSKGYGFVKYSDVQQANNAISSMNGYHLEGRTLAVRVAGKPPQPAVPPGPPAATVSAYPASNQAVGGYPSQQYTTGATLGNTPPGSYAGAPVPWGPPVPPPYVPYAPLPPGSSMYTPVHSQPVPPYGIQYPSAMQAVPSSVLTQTVSSSETQQKFLPGVQSENRASVQLAPANIYGNSVMPLNTQPTYATSSLGYPSYYSVAPSPLHPSTVEQSQSMANVPWAANAPVPPPVSSAEKATYGANAEYERFISEMK, encoded by the coding sequence ATGCAACTGTTGGTTATAACGGGAACGCGGGAACACTGTAGAATTCTCTCTTACGACCCCCCAGTGAACTCCGTCGTGACTGCGCTTGCATTCAGCTTACCCTATCTCCAGCTACCCCCTCGTGTGCAGCCTATGGAATCCTTTGAATCAAACCCTAACCCACCGATTGAAACCCTAGAATCTCCGCCGGAATCTTGCACGCCAGCTCTGCAAAATCCAATTCGAAACTCACCCGAAGCTCTAATACCGTTCCAGCCTCTGGAAACCCTAGCTTCGTCTGATCAGTATCCATCCGAAGCCCCGGATTTTGATGGTGGAAATCCGGTGCCGCCCTCGGGAACCTTAGAAGAGAGTGATATAAACCCATCAGAAATCTTAATTCGAGGAGGAAGCTACGAGCTTCATCCAGGAGCTGAAGCTTTTGATGACAGAAACCTGAGAAATTCATCCGAGAAAAACTCAGAAAATGGGTATCCTGGAAATAATCAGCCTGAGAATCATCAGTTTGATAAGACGCAGGAAATGGAAATTGCGAAGCCACTAGTGTCGGAAAATGGGGTTGTGAATAATCTCAATGGCACCGACAAGGACTGCTCTGGTGGGGAGGAGGAGACAACGAGTAGGCGCCGTCGGCGGAGCCGTTGGGACCCCCCAGGGGACTCGAACAACCAGGGCTGTGAGACGAAGAAGAGGAGGTCGAGGTGGGCGGATGATGAGCCAAAGCCTGTTGTACAATTGCCAGACTTCATGGGAGAATTTATGGGAGGTATTGAATTTGACACTGAGATTCGCTCACTTAACAGTAGACTTATTGAAATTAGTCGGATGTTGCAATCGGGTTTGCCCTTGGATGATAGACCTGAAGGCGCACGTTCGCCTTCCCCTGAGCCTATCTATGATAATATGGGGATTAGAATAAATACTAGGGAGTATCGTGCCCGTGAAAGGTTGAACAAAGAGagacaagaaattatatcactaATTATGAAAAAGAACCCTACATTTAAGCCCCCAGCAGATTATAGACCTCCAAAGCTTCAGAAGAAGCTTTATATACCAATGAAAGAATACCCAGGTTACAATTTTATTGGACTTATAATTGGGCCAAGGGGAAATACCCAAAAGAGAATGGAAAGAGAGACAGGTGCAAAAATAGTGATTCGGGGAAAGGGTTCAGTGAAAGAAGGGAGGTTGCAACAGAAGAGGGATTTGAAACCAGATCTTTCAGAGAACGAGGATTTGCATGTTTTGGTGGAAGCTGATACACAAGAGGCTCTTGATGCTGCTGCGGGGATGGTGGAGAAGCTCTTGCAGCCTGTGGATGAAGTGTTGAATGAGCATAAGAGGCAACAGCTTAAGGAACTTGCGGCCTTGAATGGAACTATAAGGGATGAAGAGTATTGTAGGTTATGTGGGGAACCGGGTCACCGCCAGTATGCATGTCCTTCTCGCACTACAACCTTTAAAAGTGACGTCCTATGTAAAATATGTGGCGATGGTGGACACCCAACAATTGACTGTCCGGTGAAGGGGACAACAGGAAAGAAAATGGATGATGAATATCAGAATTTCTTGGCAGAATTAGGGGGGACATTACCTGAGTCAGTGACCAAACAAACTTCTACCTTGCTTGCTCTTGGTTCAGGTACTTCAGGAAACAATCCTCCATGGGCCAGTGGTAACAGTGCTGGGATTGTTGGTAATACATCTAGAGCTGGATTGGGCTTAAATGCAAGTAAACCCATAAAGGAATTTGATGATACAAATTTGTACGTTGGGTACCTGCCACCCACTCTCGGGGATGATGGTTTGATCCAATTATTTTCACCTTTTGGTGATATTGTCATGGCTAAGGTTATCAAGGACCGGGTAACTGGATTGAGTAAAGGTTATGGTTTTGTGAAGTATTCTGATGTTCAACAGGCTAACAATGCAATTTCTAGCATGAATGGTTATCATCTAGAAGGGCGAACACTTGCTGTGAGAGTTGCAGGTAAGCCCCCTCAGCCTGCTGTGCCTCCAGGCCCTCCTGCAGCAACGGTGTCTGCATACCCTGCTTCAAATCAGGCTGTTGGTGGCTATCCATCTCAGCAGTATACAACTGGTGCTACCCTCGGGAATACACCTCCAGGGAGTTATGCTGGTGCCCCTGTTCCATGGGGCCCACCTGTTCCTCCTCCTTATGTTCCATATGCTCCTCTACCTCCTGGTTCGAGTATGTATACTCCTGTCCACAGTCAACCTGTGCCCCCTTATGGCATTCAGTATCCATCAGCAATGCAGGCTGTTCCCTCTAGTGTCCTGACTCAGACAGTTTCTTCCAGTGAAACGCAACAAAAGTTCCTCCCTGGGGTACAGTCTGAAAATAGGGCATCTGTTCAACTGGCACCTGCAAATATATATGGGAACTCTGTAATGCCTCTGAATACTCAACCAACATATGCAACATCTTCATTAGGTTACCCATCTTACTACAGTGTAGCTCCTTCACCATTACACCCTTCAACAGTGGAACAATCACAGAGCATGGCAAATGTACCTTGGGCTGCTAATGCTCCAGTCCCTCCTCCTGTATCATCTGCAGAAAAGGCAACCTATGGTGCAAATGCAGAGTATGAGAGGTTTATCTCAGAGATGAAATGA